The following coding sequences are from one Triticum aestivum cultivar Chinese Spring chromosome 5A, IWGSC CS RefSeq v2.1, whole genome shotgun sequence window:
- the LOC123104869 gene encoding E3 ubiquitin-protein ligase RGLG5 isoform X2: MILSAFLLLCCAVATWTVSPAKGRQSQIESPSSEDHLAYGTLDQVKADLQRVGLESSNLIIGVDFTRSNEWTGKRCFGGRSLHHLGAVPNPYEEAISIVGETLSAYDEDNDIPCFGFGDMSTHDQGVFSFYGDVRPCAGIPEALLRYREITATVQLSGPTSLAPIIEAAMGVVQRSGHQYHILLIIADGQVPRGCGAHRASSLDESRSENDMEERTLQALIHASHFPLSIVLVGVGDGPWDDDQMPFHDGRRRFDNFQFVDFTKIMSTEMSRAEKEERFALEALEKIPSQYAAIVSQRIRY; encoded by the exons ATGATCCTCTCGGCCTTCCTGCTGCTCTGCTGCGCCGTCGCCACCTGGACGGTGTCCCCGGCCAAGGGACGCCAAAGCCAAATCGAAAGCCCGTCATCTGAAGATCATCTAGCGTACGGTACCTTGGACCAG GTGAAGGCGGATCTTCAGCGGGTGGGGCTCGAGTCGTCCAACCTCATCATCGGGGTGGATTTCACCAGGAGCAACGAATGGAcag GGAAGCGCTGCTTCGGCGGGAGGAGCCTGCACCACCTCGGCGCCGTCCCGAACCCGTACGAGGAGGCCATCAGCATCGTCGGCGAGACGCTGTCGGCCTACGACGAGGACAACGACATCCCCTGCTTCGGCTTCGGGGACA TGTCCACGCACGACCAGGGCGTGTTCAGCTTCTACGGGGACGTGCGGCCGTGCGCCGGCATCCCGGAGGCCCTGCTGCGTTACCGGGAGATCACCGCCACCGTTCAGCTCTCCG GGCCGACATCTCTGGCGCCGATCATCGAGGCTGCAATGGGGGTAGTCCAACGCTCCGGGCATCAGTACCACATCCTGCTGATAATCGCTGATGGGCAG GTTCCGAGAGGTTGCGGTGCTCATCGCGCGAGCTCCCTGGACGAATCAAGATCAGAGAACGACATGGAGGAGAGGACTCTTCAGGCCCTCATTCATGCTAG CCATTTCCCTCTCTCCATCGTCCTCGTCGGGGTCGGGGACGGGCCATGGGACGACGATCAGATGCCGTTCCACGACGGCCGACGCCGATTCGACAACTTCCAG TTTGTGGATTTCACCAAGATCATGTCCACGGAGATGTCCCGCGCCGAGAAGGAGGAGCGGTTCGCGCTTGAGGCGCTGGAGAAGATCCCGAGCCAGTATGCTGCGATCGTCAGCCAGCGTATCAGGTACTAA
- the LOC123104869 gene encoding E3 ubiquitin-protein ligase RGLG1 isoform X1, which translates to MILSAFLLLCCAVATWTVSPAKGRQSQIESPSSEDHLAYGTLDQVKADLQRVGLESSNLIIGVDFTRSNEWTGKRCFGGRSLHHLGAVPNPYEEAISIVGETLSAYDEDNDIPCFGFGDMSTHDQGVFSFYGDVRPCAGIPEALLRYREITATVQLSGPTSLAPIIEAAMGVVQRSGHQYHILLIIADGQVPRGCGAHRASSLDESRSENDMEERTLQALIHASHFPLSIVLVGVGDGPWDDDQMPFHDGRRRFDNFQFVDFTKIMSTEMSRAEKEERFALEALEKIPSQYAAIVSQRISDLAARAPARRPLPPPS; encoded by the exons ATGATCCTCTCGGCCTTCCTGCTGCTCTGCTGCGCCGTCGCCACCTGGACGGTGTCCCCGGCCAAGGGACGCCAAAGCCAAATCGAAAGCCCGTCATCTGAAGATCATCTAGCGTACGGTACCTTGGACCAG GTGAAGGCGGATCTTCAGCGGGTGGGGCTCGAGTCGTCCAACCTCATCATCGGGGTGGATTTCACCAGGAGCAACGAATGGAcag GGAAGCGCTGCTTCGGCGGGAGGAGCCTGCACCACCTCGGCGCCGTCCCGAACCCGTACGAGGAGGCCATCAGCATCGTCGGCGAGACGCTGTCGGCCTACGACGAGGACAACGACATCCCCTGCTTCGGCTTCGGGGACA TGTCCACGCACGACCAGGGCGTGTTCAGCTTCTACGGGGACGTGCGGCCGTGCGCCGGCATCCCGGAGGCCCTGCTGCGTTACCGGGAGATCACCGCCACCGTTCAGCTCTCCG GGCCGACATCTCTGGCGCCGATCATCGAGGCTGCAATGGGGGTAGTCCAACGCTCCGGGCATCAGTACCACATCCTGCTGATAATCGCTGATGGGCAG GTTCCGAGAGGTTGCGGTGCTCATCGCGCGAGCTCCCTGGACGAATCAAGATCAGAGAACGACATGGAGGAGAGGACTCTTCAGGCCCTCATTCATGCTAG CCATTTCCCTCTCTCCATCGTCCTCGTCGGGGTCGGGGACGGGCCATGGGACGACGATCAGATGCCGTTCCACGACGGCCGACGCCGATTCGACAACTTCCAG TTTGTGGATTTCACCAAGATCATGTCCACGGAGATGTCCCGCGCCGAGAAGGAGGAGCGGTTCGCGCTTGAGGCGCTGGAGAAGATCCCGAGCCAGTATGCTGCGATCGTCAGCCAGCGTATCAG TGATCTGGCTGCGAGGGCGCCTGCAAGGAGgcctcttcctcctccatcctgA
- the LOC123104868 gene encoding myosin heavy chain, embryonic smooth muscle isoform (The sequence of the model RefSeq protein was modified relative to this genomic sequence to represent the inferred CDS: added 58 bases not found in genome assembly), whose product DVDEDPLPPPLPSTSSASIKPPPASQPHHADAAAAAAQQQRLLDLAAELEEERRLRRAAEESLASSETRLGRLKAFAQDALRKRDDLKAESAASSRALQALQAEAATASSMLSSGLERISAKASPSTPPAPLPTSGKYSAGLPALAYGVLKRANDIVDDLLAQIDAAGRDRDRARQDMDQRNYQIAIEVSELEAAVASRAAESESLSRSLSDREAEISALQDKVRSLEAKMDAQRPVLAEQIGCASRLYDELREVVMLVDDAAATALPDSVFVWKETDVEESLKVSLEGTRMAYDIAAMALQKVGVWRDKGKSKVTELEERVEELTREKDHIGVLLRSALQANTTEVLKVAEDGLREAGIEIGLNGHRDHRPGSTEKDEVYTLAGALENSMKESQIKIIELQHLVEAQRAESSLLRTRMEGQEKEIGQLRKQIKHLEEKEKMANESVEDLMVDITAAEEEIQRWKTAAEEEANAGRSIEQEFQTQISSLHKELEEARETMVELENKLKFKEETAAAAMAVRDAAEKSLKLADTRSARLRERLEELNRQVEESDNRADPSSRSGHRYVCWPWQWLGLNYVRLPPAEAEETSNEMELSEPLI is encoded by the exons CAAACCCCCGCCCGCATCACAGCCCCACCACgccgatgcggcggcggcggccgcccagCAGCAGCGCCTGCTCGACCTCGccgcggagctggaggaggagcGCCGCCTGCGCCGCGCGGCGGAGGAGTCCCTCGCGAGCTCCGAGACCCGCCTCGGCCGCCTCAAGGCGTTCGCGCAGGACGCGCTGCGGAAGCGCGACGACCTCAAGGCCGAGTCCGCCGCGTCGTCCCGGGCGCTGCAGGCGCTCCAGGCCGaggcggccaccgcctcctccatgCTCTCCTCCGGCCTCGAGCGGATCTCCGCCAAGGCGTCCCCGTCCACCCCGCCCGCCCCGCTCCCCACCTCCGGCAAGTACTCCGCCGGCCTCCCCGCCCTCGCCTACGGGGTCCTCAAGCGCGCCAACGACATCGTCGACGACCTGCTCGCGCAGATCGACGCCGCGGGCCGCGACCGCGACCGCGCGCGCCAGGACATGGACCAGCGCAACTACCAGATCGCCATCGAGGTGTCCGAGCTCGAGGCGGCcgtggcctcccgcgccgccgaGTCCGAGTCCCTCTCCAGGTCCCTATCGGATCGGGAGGCGGAGATCTCCGCGCTCCAGGATAAGGTCCGATCCCTCGAGGCGAAGATGGACGCGCAGAGGCCCgtcctcgccgagcagatcggctgCGCCTCCAGGCTCTACGATGAGCTTCGCGAGGTAGTTATGCTGGTGGACGACGCCGCTGCCACAGCGCTGCCCGACTCCGTCTTCGTCTGGAAGGAGACAGACGTGGAGGAGAGCCTCAAGGTTTCGCTGGAAGGGACCAGGATGGCCTACGACATCGCCGCAATGGCGCTGCAGAAGGTCGGGGTGTGGCGGGATAAGGGGAAGAGCAAGGTGACGGAGCTtgaggagagggtggaggagcTGACCCGGGAGAAGGATCACATTGGGGTGCTGCTCCGGAGCGCGCTGCAGGCTAACACGACCGAGGTTTTGAAGGTGGCTGAGGATGGGCTGAGGGAGGCCGGAATCGAGATAGGACTCAACGGCCACAGGGATCACAGGCCAGGGAGCACGGAGAAGGATGAAGTCTATACATTG GCAGGGGCATTGGAGAACAGCATGAAGGAGTCCCAGATTAAGATCATTGAGCTGCAACATCTTGTTGAAGCACAAAG GGCAGAGTCTAGTCTACTAAGGACGAGGATGGAAGGGCAAGAAAAGGAGATTGGTCAGCTACGGAAGCAGATAAAACATCTTGAAGAGAAGGAAAAGATGGCCAATGAAAGC GTTGAGGATCTGATGGTGGACATAACAGCTGCTGAAGAGGAGATTCAAAGGTGGAAgacggcagcagaggaggaagctaATGCTGGTAGATCAATTGAGCAAGAGTTCCAGACTCAG ATATCGTCTCTCCACAAGGAACTAGAGGAAGCAAGAGAAACAATGGTGGAGCTGGAAAACAAGCTCAAGTTCAAGGAGGAGACAGCGGCCGCCGCAATGGCGGTCCGCGACGCCGCAGAGAAATCCTTAAAGCTCGCCGACACGAGATCCGCGAGGCTGCGCGAGCGGCTGGAAGAGCTCAATAGGCAGGTGGAGGAGTCCGACAATAGGGCGGACCCGAGCAGTCGCAGCGGCCACAGGTACGTGTGCTGGCCATGGCAGTGGCTGGGGCTGAACTACGTACGACTGCCGCCTGCGGAGGCAGAGGAGACCTCTAACGAGATGGAGCTCTCTGAACCCCTGATATAG